A window of Miscanthus floridulus cultivar M001 chromosome 12, ASM1932011v1, whole genome shotgun sequence genomic DNA:
CTCGAGGCTGACACAAGCCATGGATACTCAAAAGCAAGAGAATGAACAGGACCTGAATGTGGCACCCAAGTTGCCACTGGTttaatgtccacatcatcatcagagACATCAGAAACATTGAACAAGCGAATAGCGCCATCCTCTCCACCAGTAAACAGCACATCCGCCAGGTGTGTCCAAGCCAATGAATATGCGTTACCAACATGGGCATTGGAAACTAAGCTTGTTAACTCGCCGTCCCTGATATCCCATACATATGCATCTCTACCAGCAGTACTGGCAACAGTATTTCCACGCAGAGCAAGAGACCACACCCAGTCTGCATGCATGAACTTTTGCACACACTCCATCTGGGCTCTGTCCCAAACACGAACAGTCATGTCCCAAGAACCACTATAAATCCTCAGTGAATCCAAGGCAAGACAAGTCACAGGACCTTCATGCCCCCAGAGGCGAAACTCCACATTCTGGTCAGTACCACTTCCAGAGATGTCAAATAAGTGATCATTGCCTTCAACAGCCCTCCAACACTGGATATAGGCATTAGTTCCTCCACTCACTAAAAGCCTAGAGTCAGCTGCAATCGCCCGGATGGTACCACCAAGTGCACGGGATGTATCAATCAATAACCCTTCCTCCATTTTCCACATCCTAACCACAGAATCGCGACCGCCTGTGAATATCAGGTTTGCTGATACCAAAAGGAACACAGCACGTACATCCTCATTGTGGCCACGGAGAATATCCACATTGAATCTTCCCATGAATGATTTACTCCTAAACTCCCGCTCCACGAAAAATGTTTTCCAGGATTTCCCATCTAGAGGGGCACCTGGCAACAAAGGCCCATTCAGGGCGGCGGGAAGGTCTGGAAGCCCCCACCTTTCGCAGTATAACTTCTTCCATCCCTGATGATCTGTGGCTAAGGCATGCAGGAGGGTGGAGACACAGGATACAATTCCAAGATCCTTTGCATCGAGGCGTGCAAGGACCTCGCAGACCAACGCAGCCGGCAGATCGGTGAAGCACCTGACGCCAAAGGTTGAGGCAGATGCCTCATCGCTCGCTTCAGCTTCTTGTTCTGAATTAGAGTCACTCGGAACAGATCCATGACTGGACTTCTGGTTCTCCAATTTGTTGAGGCTCTTCAAACCTTTAGGCTTCCAGTAGTGAGATAAGGGATTTGCCTGGACGAGAGTACCCTCAGTGCAAATGCTGGAGCAATTATCAGGCGAAGAAACTCTTCTTTCCTTGTTGCAGTCAAAGGCCATAAAATTGTGAGGTCCAACCTCGAGATTAATCTCCCTAGACCTAGAGCGAATCCCCCTGGAACCAATACAAAGTTACCTGAAAAAAAATCAAGAAATCAATGGTCAACTCTTCATCACAAATCATATGCAATATAGTCATTCAAGTACACCTTAAACTGAATCTAAAGAGCGACAGCAAAGCAATGAGGCTGCTCTGTATACAAACacacggccatggtttgatttagGCATTAATCAGATCGAAGCAAATTTCGACAAGCTTTACACCATAAAATTCATCCACCAAACCAAAGCGGAGATCCGGCACCCAAACCTGATAATAATTCGACCTATAATGGATACAAATGAGGACAAATTGGTAAACCAAACAGGCTAGCAACAAACCGGGATCACAGATCTAGATGTTCTACACCAACACAGCTCGACGTGCTCTACCTAAATCGAAGCCCCAAATCCACGGCAATCCCGCCGCAGAAGCACGGAACCACTCCCAATACAacctttaaaattttaaaatcacGCAAAAGTATGCCCCTCTGCATGCCCGGACGCCTAGATAGAGATAACAGCAGCGACACACGCAATATTGCACGAATTTGTCGCGCAAAAATCACCACCTCCTCTACGGGACCGGGACCAGGATTGAAGAGCGCATCACCAGCCGGGATAAGCAGAATCGAACTAGAAAGAAGCCACAAATTACGAAGAGATTACCTCGAGGCGGCCTCCTAGATCTCGTCGAATGGTTGGGGGACAATTTGTCTCGTGGATTTGGGGGGGAGACCGCGGCCGGTGGGGAGGGGGAGAGGACCGACGGCTGACGCGAGGCTTGGTCTGCACCGCCCGTGCTCGGCGCCGAGATTTCCCTACTGCTTTGCGATCTGCGCCGCCGCTGAAGCAAAGGAAAAGCATCCGTGCCGCACAAGGAAAAGGCCGGTAGGCCTGTTGTGGGTGGGTGTGGTTTTGCTGGACCGGCCCGTTAGTAATTTTCCGTGAGGAATCAGACTCCTTCTGAACGGGCCCAAGTTTGTTGAATGAATAGGGCTTTATCCCATTTTGGGCTTCTGAACTTAGCAAAGCACGCCAAGCACATTGTGGCTTCGCAGCAGTTCGTAGTCTCAAGTTGGTTTCGTTTCAAGTTTCAACTGCCAATGATGCTGGGAATAGTTTTCGAAAGCAGATGTTCAGTTCAGTAC
This region includes:
- the LOC136496457 gene encoding F-box/WD-40 repeat-containing protein At5g21040-like, whose translation is MAFDCNKERRVSSPDNCSSICTEGTLVQANPLSHYWKPKGLKSLNKLENQKSSHGSVPSDSNSEQEAEASDEASASTFGVRCFTDLPAALVCEVLARLDAKDLGIVSCVSTLLHALATDHQGWKKLYCERWGLPDLPAALNGPLLPGAPLDGKSWKTFFVEREFRSKSFMGRFNVDILRGHNEDVRAVFLLVSANLIFTGGRDSVVRMWKMEEGLLIDTSRALGGTIRAIAADSRLLVSGGTNAYIQCWRAVEGNDHLFDISGSGTDQNVEFRLWGHEGPVTCLALDSLRIYSGSWDMTVRVWDRAQMECVQKFMHADWVWSLALRGNTVASTAGRDAYVWDIRDGELTSLVSNAHVGNAYSLAWTHLADVLFTGGEDGAIRLFNVSDVSDDDVDIKPVATWVPHSGPVHSLAFEYPWLVSASSDGRIALIDLRKLLTPKRSSKGLRVKSFDASAMEPPQRMLHGVGCDLFSIAIGADRIVCAGEDGSVRVWNFSEALEIERRAQALRSLRQENRMRRRKAQVEMNANGRRPDQCSIAMKKNQLKGDKSTTWHNKRTINEKVKS